Proteins encoded in a region of the Sugiyamaella lignohabitans strain CBS 10342 chromosome B, complete sequence genome:
- the RTG2 gene encoding Rtg2p (Sensor of mitochondrial dysfunction; regulates the subcellular location of Rtg1p and Rtg3p, transcriptional activators of the retrograde (RTG) and TOR pathways; Rtg2p is inhibited by the phosphorylated form of Mks1p; GO_component: GO:0046695 - SLIK (SAGA-like) complex [Evidence IDA] [PMID 12446794]; GO_component: GO:0005737 - cytoplasm [Evidence IDA] [PMID 10848632]; GO_component: GO:0035327 - transcriptionally active chromatin [Evidence IDA] [PMID 12446794]; GO_function: GO:0001076 - RNA polymerase II transcription factor binding transcription factor activity [Evidence IDA,IGI,IMP] [PMID 7493987]; GO_process: GO:0035753 - maintenance of DNA trinucleotide repeats [Evidence IMP] [PMID 12399373]; GO_process: GO:0031930 - mitochondria-nucleus signaling pathway [Evidence IMP] [PMID 7493987]; GO_process: GO:0031930 - mitochondria-nucleus signaling pathway [Evidence IMP] [PMID 8422683]; GO_process: GO:1900008 - negative regulation of extrachromosomal rDNA circle accumulation involved in replicative cell aging [Evidence IMP] [PMID 15020466]; GO_process: GO:0001079 - nitrogen catabolite regulation of transcription from RNA polymerase II promoter [Evidence IMP] [PMID 11687605]; GO_process: GO:0045944 - positive regulation of transcription from RNA polymerase II promoter [Evidence IDA,IGI,IMP] [PMID 7493987]; GO_process: GO:0006357 - regulation of transcription from RNA polymerase II promoter [Evidence IMP] [PMID 8422683]; GO_process: GO:0042991 - transcription factor import into nucleus [Evidence IMP] [PMID 10848632]; GO_process: GO:0042991 - transcription factor import into nucleus [Evidence IMP] [PMID 11076970]) codes for MSHSLDSSGSGNLRLGSQRFETDSKEEVAKGSIGSGLNNTDTSPHSNLRAIVDIGSNGIRFSISSVDPARARVFPCVFQDRAAISLFDSLHSSPPSVLESNDEDPSEEPPSVDVTLAGASAAAAAAVDSFPTAASSSVKNNISPATILEVKNALIRFKKICHDFGVPDSDVRVIATEATREAPNSVQFRQELKDATGWEVLLLSKQEEGRTGAYGVASSFFEIHGLFMDIGGGSVQLSWISCKEGKFLMSDTPVSLPYGAAALTRRLQREPRESVRQEIAKNIASAVEHIAIPSHLTEAAKKTGGFKLYVCGGGFRGLGHLLLSTHHVQPYPLPIINGFSCTGIDIAKLVSLDSNDTTVATTSSGANKVFRVSERRANQLPAVALLVSQALEVLPAIRKVLFSQGGVREGALFHDLPSSIRSQDPLLVATSPYAPGLCHRYVEILQGGFTSTTPYVIRNRIAKALVNVSFIHSSYPKELQPNAGLNICITGVVSGTHGLSHEVRALLGLALCQRWGGELPDRRLKDALLSILSARKLAWWAIYTGHLMHVIGGVYPGGNVRDRIMSLRTENVTDKGFTLILNVVADDVRANAIMVRGRINGLEKKLKKLSKDLGSANSHKVNVIVNWV; via the coding sequence atGTCCCATAGTTTAGACAGTTCGGGCTCGGGTAACCTGCGTTTGGGCAGCCAACGGTTTGAAACCGACTCAAAAGAAGAGGTGGCTAAGGGATCAATTGGATCTGGTCTTAATAATACTGACACTTCTCCACATTCGAATTTGCGGGCAATTGTTGACATTGGTTCAAATGGAATTCGGTTCAGTATTTCTTCGGTGGATCCTGCTCGGGCTAGAGTATTCCCGTGTGTTTTCCAGGATCGAGCAGCCATTTCTCTGTTTGATTCGCTTCACAGCTCACCTCCCAGTGTTCTAGAAAGCAATGACGAGGATCCCAGTGAAGAACCGCCTTCAGTAGATGTGACTCTGGCAggagcatcagcagcagcagcggcagcggtCGATTCGtttccaacagcagcttcatcgtcggtgaaaaataatatttcgCCAGCTACTATTCTCGAGGTGAAAAATGCCTTGATTAGGTTCAAAAAGATTTGTCATGATTTCGGAGTTCCCGATTCGGACGTCAGAGTTATTGCTACTGAAGCCACTCGTGAAGCCCCTAATTCTGTTCAATTCAGACAGGAATTAAAAGATGCCACTGGCTGGGAGGTCCTTCTTCTCAGTAAACAGGAGGAAGGTAGAACTGGCGCTTATGGAGTAGCCTCATCGTTTTTCGAAATCCACGGCTTGTTTATGGATATTGGCGGAGGAAGTGTTCAATTGTCATGGATCTCGTGTAAAGAGGGCAAGTTTCTCATGTCAGATACTCCAGTGTCTCTTCCATATGGGGCAGCTGCTCTGACCCGCCGTCTTCAACGAGAACCTAGAGAATCTGTTCGCCAGGAAATTGCCAAGAATATTGCCAGTGCCGTCGAACATATTGCCATTCCGTCTCATCTTACAGAGGCGGCTAAAAAGACTGGTGGGTTTAAATTGTATGTTTGTGGAGGCGGTTTTCGAGGACTCGGTCACCTGTTACTCAGTACCCATCATGTACAGCCATATCCACTGCCAATCATCAACGGATTCTCATGTACTGGTATAGATATTGCCAAACTAGTATCTCTGGATTCTAATGATACAACTGTGGCCACAACTTCGTCTGGAGCTAATAAAGTATTCCGGGtttcagaaagaagagcCAATCAACTACCAGCAGTGGCTCTACTTGTTTCACAAGCATTAGAGGTGCTACCTGCTATTCGCAAGGTATTGTTTTCACAAGGAGGTGTTCGTGAAGGAGCTCTTTTCCACGACCTTCCATCGTCAATTCGAAGCCAGGATCCACTACTAGTAGCCACCTCGCCATATGCTCCTGGATTGTGTCACCGGTATGTAGAAATCCTCCAAGGAGGATTTACATCTACAACGCCATACGTCATTCGCAACCGGATTGCCAAAGCACTTGTCAACGTCTCGTTCATACACTCGTCGTACCCGAAAGAACTACAACCCAACGCCGGCCTTAATATATGCATCACCGGCGTTGTATCAGGAACCCACGGGCTTTCACATGAGGTGCGTGCACTACTAGGACTAGCTTTGTGTCAACGATGGGGCGGTGAGCTGCCCGACAGACGACTTAAAGACGCCCTTCTATCCATTTTAAGTGCGCGAAAACTCGCCTGGTGGGCCATTTATACCGGCCACCTGATGCACGTCATTGGCGGCGTGTATCCCGGAGGAAACGTAAGAGACCGAATCATGTCGCTACGTACTGAAAACGTCACCGACAAGGGATTCACGCTCATCCTCAACGTAGTGGCCGACGATGTGCGAGCCAACGCCATTATGGTCCGCGGCCGCATCAACGGGCTCGAGAAGAAGCTTAAAAAGCTCAGCAAAGACCTCGGCTCCGCCAACAGCCACAAGGTCAATGTCATAGTAAACTGGGTTTAA